The Stieleria sp. JC731 genome has a segment encoding these proteins:
- a CDS encoding sugar ABC transporter ATP-binding protein, with protein sequence MSRILTANAMTKRYGKVTVLRDVSFDLAPGEIHALLGANGAGKSTLCKMIAGLTSVTQGSMELSGKPYQPANKQSAELAGVQIIQQELNLIPTLSIAENISLSRLPNRAGVIRRSQLNDDAREALSRLGLGHLDPRMLVSKLGVGQRQMVEIAGALSRQCKVLILDEPTAALSGSETERLFEQLDELKRRGVGMVYISHRLDEVKRMAERVTVLRDGQYICTKNIRTEHISAGSTEALSTEDMVDLMSGDDVKRGPAGETFRSFVDTNKPPVLKIDSVCSGMVRNFSITVRAGEKFGITGLVGSGRTELLRAVFGADVASSGTVTVGSRSARRFRHPHQAVASGLAMVTEDRKDNGLLLPQSIRANVSLAALRRKLSRFGFVRRAKESRKSGELCQSLETRCTSIEQSVRTLSGGNQQKVAISKWLANDAEVYLFDEPTRGIDVGARRRIYKLFDEIAASGKGIVIVSSDLDELFETCDTIAVMNHGHLIRTFSRDQWSEDLILQASFEQPSGKVSGGSNG encoded by the coding sequence GTGAGCCGAATTTTGACGGCCAACGCGATGACCAAACGCTATGGCAAAGTCACTGTGCTGCGCGATGTCTCATTTGATCTCGCCCCCGGCGAAATCCATGCGCTGCTCGGGGCCAATGGTGCCGGAAAGAGTACGCTCTGCAAGATGATCGCAGGTCTAACTTCTGTCACGCAGGGATCAATGGAGCTTTCTGGTAAACCTTATCAGCCTGCAAACAAGCAGTCTGCCGAATTGGCTGGCGTGCAGATCATCCAGCAGGAACTGAATCTCATTCCTACGCTGAGCATCGCCGAGAATATCAGCCTGTCGAGGCTTCCCAATCGAGCCGGCGTCATTCGTCGATCGCAGTTGAACGATGATGCCCGCGAAGCGCTCAGTCGACTGGGACTAGGGCATCTTGATCCGCGAATGTTGGTGTCAAAGCTTGGCGTGGGCCAGCGGCAGATGGTCGAAATCGCTGGGGCGCTATCGCGGCAATGCAAGGTGCTGATCTTGGATGAACCGACCGCTGCACTATCGGGTTCGGAAACTGAGCGTTTGTTCGAGCAGCTAGACGAATTGAAGCGTCGCGGAGTCGGGATGGTCTATATCTCGCATCGACTTGACGAAGTGAAACGTATGGCAGAACGTGTTACCGTGCTTCGCGACGGCCAATACATCTGCACTAAGAACATCCGTACTGAGCACATCTCTGCGGGGTCGACCGAGGCCCTGTCGACCGAGGACATGGTCGATTTGATGAGTGGGGACGATGTCAAAAGGGGACCGGCTGGCGAGACGTTTCGATCCTTTGTCGACACCAACAAACCGCCAGTACTGAAGATTGATTCCGTCTGTTCCGGTATGGTCCGTAATTTTTCGATCACCGTCCGCGCGGGCGAAAAATTCGGTATCACTGGGTTGGTCGGCAGCGGGCGGACAGAGCTTCTAAGGGCCGTCTTTGGTGCCGATGTCGCTTCCTCGGGGACCGTCACGGTTGGTTCCCGATCGGCTCGCCGGTTTCGCCACCCGCATCAAGCGGTTGCATCTGGTTTAGCGATGGTGACCGAAGACCGCAAAGACAACGGCTTGCTGTTGCCCCAGTCTATTCGGGCGAACGTCTCTCTTGCCGCACTGCGAAGAAAACTTTCCAGATTTGGTTTTGTGCGGCGTGCCAAGGAATCTCGCAAAAGCGGGGAGCTTTGTCAGAGTTTGGAAACACGTTGCACATCGATTGAACAGTCTGTCAGAACGCTTAGCGGCGGCAATCAACAAAAGGTTGCGATTTCAAAGTGGTTGGCAAACGACGCCGAAGTTTACTTGTTTGACGAACCGACTCGCGGAATTGATGTCGGTGCGCGAAGACGAATTTACAAGCTGTTTGATGAGATTGCCGCGTCGGGAAAAGGAATCGTGATTGTTAGCAGTGACTTGGATGAGCTATTTGAAACTTGCGACACGATTGCGGTGATGAATCATGGTCACTTGATTCGTACTTTCAGCCGTGATCAGTGGAGTGAAGATTTGATACTGCAAGCCAGCTTTGAACAGCCCTCTGGCAAAGTTTCTGGAGGCAGCAATGGTTAG
- a CDS encoding ABC transporter permease → MVSEKRSTNGHSHAVVLHRRVIASVVEYAGLLAVLLILIVLFSIQTDNFFRVQTALTIANSSPDLIFVSVGMTLVLIVAGIDLSVGSLLALGAAVIGVAMSEYELGVASAIALCMVTTTLCGFCNGFVSAWFAIPSFIVTLGMLEMARGATKLISDSQSIYIGSRFEWFGEPLPGISLSPSFLIAVLTVLLAQFLLTQTIYGRYCIAIGTNKEAVKMSGIRTAPVFITTFAISGFLCGLAAISHTGRLLTSDPNAARGLELSAIAACVIGGTSLMGGRGSVVASFIGVLIIAVLQSGLAQMGVDDAIKQVITGGVIILAVLLDSLRQRISREEKS, encoded by the coding sequence ATGGTTAGTGAAAAGCGATCCACAAACGGTCACTCCCATGCTGTCGTACTCCACCGACGTGTGATCGCGTCTGTAGTCGAGTACGCAGGTCTACTGGCTGTGCTTTTGATTCTGATCGTCCTGTTCTCGATTCAGACCGATAATTTCTTTCGAGTTCAAACCGCATTGACGATCGCCAACAGCAGTCCCGATCTGATCTTTGTTTCCGTTGGCATGACCTTGGTCCTGATTGTTGCCGGGATCGATCTTTCGGTCGGCTCGCTGCTGGCGCTGGGGGCAGCCGTGATCGGGGTCGCGATGAGCGAGTATGAATTGGGTGTGGCCAGCGCAATTGCGCTATGCATGGTCACGACAACGCTTTGCGGGTTTTGCAACGGATTTGTCTCTGCTTGGTTTGCTATTCCGTCGTTCATCGTCACGCTCGGGATGCTTGAAATGGCGCGTGGCGCTACAAAGCTGATCAGTGATTCGCAGTCAATTTATATCGGCAGTCGGTTCGAATGGTTTGGCGAACCGCTGCCTGGCATATCGCTTTCCCCTTCGTTTCTGATCGCGGTGCTGACGGTCTTATTGGCTCAGTTTTTGTTGACTCAGACAATCTATGGCCGCTATTGCATTGCGATCGGGACCAACAAAGAAGCGGTGAAGATGAGTGGTATCCGTACCGCGCCGGTCTTTATCACGACGTTTGCGATCAGCGGGTTTTTGTGTGGGCTTGCCGCAATCTCACACACCGGGCGCTTGCTGACATCGGACCCAAATGCGGCGCGGGGCTTGGAGCTATCTGCCATTGCGGCTTGCGTGATTGGTGGAACAAGTTTGATGGGAGGCCGCGGCAGCGTCGTCGCATCGTTCATCGGAGTGCTAATCATCGCCGTGCTGCAATCGGGACTTGCCCAAATGGGTGTTGATGACGCCATCAAGCAAGTGATTACCGGTGGTGTGATCATTCTAGCCGTACTGCTCGATTCACTACGTCAACGCATTTCTCGCGAGGAGAAATCATGA
- a CDS encoding nucleoside hydrolase, which yields MNRRLGLFAFLIGILTANAYSQADIVLPAQDKTPVPVVFDTDITGDCDDVLALAMLHALEDRGECELKAVTISKINTMAAPFVDAVNTFYGRPDIPIGATRDAQRRTSRYLDVCKVKDGQQLRYPHDVQTSDDVPSAVSVLRKVLAESEDNALVIIQVGLASNLAELLQSPPDEISPLNGSDLLRQKCKLISVMAGSFGPVMNKDRHPEANVINGIDAMQRFAKLCPEDVPVVWSEFRIGLAAPYPRESIARDFAYREHHIVREAYLLHSGPNHDRPTWDLTSVLYAVRADDNYFDLSETGKVTVDDEGYTEFKPGKDGRDRLLTMDERQAVRVIEVQRALSSQPPCR from the coding sequence ATGAACCGTCGTTTGGGGTTGTTTGCATTTTTGATAGGGATCCTTACCGCCAACGCTTATTCGCAGGCTGACATAGTGTTGCCAGCTCAGGATAAAACACCGGTACCTGTTGTCTTCGACACGGATATCACCGGTGACTGCGACGATGTTTTGGCGCTCGCGATGTTGCATGCGTTGGAAGATCGCGGTGAGTGCGAACTGAAAGCGGTGACCATTTCAAAAATCAATACGATGGCGGCACCATTTGTCGACGCGGTCAATACGTTTTATGGGCGGCCTGATATTCCGATCGGGGCAACACGCGATGCGCAGCGTCGAACCAGCCGATACCTGGACGTCTGCAAGGTCAAAGATGGTCAGCAGCTTCGCTATCCTCATGATGTTCAGACAAGTGACGATGTCCCATCGGCAGTCAGCGTGCTACGCAAAGTCCTTGCCGAAAGCGAAGACAACGCTTTGGTCATCATTCAAGTCGGTTTGGCAAGTAATCTAGCGGAGCTGTTGCAGTCCCCACCGGATGAGATCAGTCCTCTAAACGGAAGCGACTTACTTCGTCAGAAATGTAAGTTGATTTCCGTCATGGCCGGCAGTTTTGGTCCGGTGATGAATAAGGATCGACACCCCGAAGCCAACGTGATCAATGGCATTGATGCGATGCAGCGATTTGCAAAGCTTTGTCCGGAAGACGTACCTGTCGTCTGGAGCGAATTTAGGATTGGCTTGGCCGCGCCCTATCCGCGAGAAAGCATCGCCCGCGACTTCGCTTATCGAGAGCATCACATTGTTCGCGAAGCTTATTTGCTTCATAGCGGCCCGAATCACGATCGACCGACGTGGGACTTAACCAGTGTGCTATACGCGGTGCGGGCCGATGACAACTATTTTGACCTTTCGGAAACCGGAAAGGTCACCGTCGATGACGAAGGATACACCGAGTTCAAACCGGGCAAAGACGGAAGAGATCGTTTGCTGACAATGGATGAGCGTCAGGCGGTGCGAGTGATTGAGGTTCAGCGAGCTCTTTCCAGCCAGCCGCCGTGTCGATAA
- the deoC gene encoding deoxyribose-phosphate aldolase, which yields MAYSYEDLAKMIDHSLLHPTMTDKTLEEGIALALAYDVASVCIMPYYLKRCAELLDGSTVQASTTIGFPHGGHTTAIKVAETEQAIKDGCQEFDMVVNISKVLSGDWDYVTADIKAVIEPVHEAGQKVKVIFENCYLDDSQKIKLCEICSELNADWVKTSTGYGTGGATIEDLTLMRKHAADHVQVKAAGGVRDAETLIKVRELGVSRVGASKTKPMLDEVRKNLGLPEINIADIANPSGY from the coding sequence ATGGCATATAGCTACGAAGACCTGGCCAAGATGATCGACCACTCATTGTTGCATCCAACAATGACCGACAAAACGCTGGAAGAGGGCATCGCGTTGGCCCTTGCGTACGACGTCGCCAGTGTTTGCATCATGCCGTACTATCTGAAACGCTGTGCCGAATTGTTGGACGGTAGCACTGTCCAAGCCTCAACCACCATCGGTTTCCCGCACGGTGGACACACCACCGCGATCAAAGTCGCCGAGACTGAGCAGGCGATCAAAGATGGCTGCCAAGAGTTTGACATGGTGGTCAACATTTCGAAGGTGCTGAGCGGCGATTGGGATTATGTCACGGCCGACATCAAAGCAGTCATCGAGCCTGTCCATGAGGCCGGTCAAAAGGTCAAGGTGATCTTTGAAAACTGCTATCTGGACGATAGCCAAAAGATCAAACTCTGCGAGATCTGCAGTGAACTGAATGCGGATTGGGTGAAGACGTCGACGGGCTATGGTACCGGCGGAGCGACGATCGAAGATTTGACACTGATGCGAAAACACGCTGCGGATCATGTCCAAGTTAAAGCCGCTGGCGGAGTTCGTGATGCGGAGACATTGATCAAGGTTCGTGAACTCGGGGTCAGCCGAGTTGGCGCGAGCAAAACAAAGCCGATGCTCGATGAAGTTCGCAAGAATCTTGGGCTTCCCGAGATCAACATTGCCGATATCGCAAATCCAAGTGGCTACTAG
- a CDS encoding M12 family metallopeptidase has translation MPDKLDAIQSQLNQIVKRLNKLESGSNSKATSPSKDSADQGKQAVSHGVGSCTMPVVAERIYSPDVSPYREGLLRYMGKKWVNGTKLKYYFFEDAPYRGDSSNLDLVRQGFQVWEDVGIGIEFEEVSNIDDAQIRIGFKRGDGAWSYVGRDVIDIPGRHERTMNFGWDLTQDPRGGGVDTPVHEIGHTLGFPHEHQNPFSGIVWNEDAVYQYFAGAPNYWSRQQTYHNVLRKLSPNEVEGSQWDPNSIMHYGFAAGLILEPSEYSSGLNPTDGLTEVDKSEVRKFYPPMDPRRYRKLNPFELEMLSIGSGEQKDYVIEPDRSDEYTIQTFGRSDVVMVLFEDVNGELEYVAGDDDSGTDLNAKITTRLVRGRKYVLRIRLYLNWSTGDTAVMLW, from the coding sequence ATGCCGGACAAACTGGACGCAATACAGTCTCAGCTAAATCAAATCGTTAAACGATTGAACAAGCTGGAGTCGGGCTCGAATTCGAAGGCAACATCTCCATCTAAAGACAGCGCTGATCAAGGAAAACAGGCGGTCTCCCATGGGGTTGGCTCTTGTACCATGCCGGTTGTCGCCGAGCGAATCTATAGCCCAGATGTATCGCCCTATCGCGAAGGCTTGCTGCGATACATGGGAAAGAAATGGGTCAACGGTACAAAACTAAAGTACTACTTTTTCGAAGATGCGCCTTATCGAGGTGATTCGAGTAACCTTGATCTCGTACGGCAAGGTTTTCAGGTCTGGGAGGATGTTGGGATCGGAATCGAATTCGAAGAGGTTTCCAACATTGACGATGCCCAAATCAGAATCGGTTTTAAGCGAGGTGATGGTGCCTGGTCTTACGTTGGTCGTGACGTGATTGACATTCCCGGCCGTCATGAGCGAACGATGAATTTCGGATGGGATTTGACTCAGGATCCACGTGGAGGCGGTGTCGATACTCCGGTTCACGAGATCGGTCATACATTGGGATTCCCTCATGAGCACCAAAACCCCTTCTCCGGGATCGTTTGGAATGAAGATGCGGTGTACCAGTATTTCGCAGGGGCGCCGAACTACTGGTCAAGGCAGCAGACGTACCACAACGTTCTCAGGAAACTAAGTCCCAACGAAGTCGAGGGATCACAGTGGGATCCCAATTCGATCATGCACTACGGGTTCGCTGCCGGTCTAATTCTAGAACCATCAGAGTACAGCAGTGGCTTGAACCCAACGGATGGATTGACCGAGGTTGACAAGAGCGAAGTGCGCAAGTTCTATCCCCCGATGGATCCGCGGCGGTATCGAAAGCTAAATCCGTTCGAATTGGAAATGTTGTCGATCGGTTCCGGCGAGCAAAAAGACTATGTAATCGAACCTGACCGTTCCGACGAATATACGATTCAAACCTTTGGACGATCAGATGTCGTCATGGTGTTGTTTGAAGATGTGAATGGTGAGTTGGAGTATGTGGCTGGCGACGATGATAGCGGGACCGACTTGAACGCAAAAATTACGACTCGATTGGTACGAGGGCGAAAGTACGTTCTGCGGATTCGGTTGTATCTAAATTGGTCGACCGGCGACACTGCCGTGATGCTTTGGTAG